One Thermodesulfobacteriota bacterium genomic region harbors:
- a CDS encoding NapC/NirT family cytochrome c — MNPFEESVNSAAGGGLSLIAWVVLAISLLCIVLIVSILRRDEDRISDPFVKWALLVVFFVISPIAYLLNFSVAIEDSKKVEFCNSCHIMHGYVMGLKDPDSEDLSSVHYQYRWIADDQCFTCHSDYGLFGNMKAKMTGIRHVWAYYTGYETPVELYGTYDNGICLRCHAPVNSYQEIEEHEENADDILSSKMSCIGVDCHVKPHPEEAWKEH; from the coding sequence ATGAACCCTTTTGAAGAAAGCGTGAATTCTGCAGCGGGCGGAGGGCTGTCCCTCATCGCCTGGGTCGTGCTTGCGATATCACTCCTGTGCATAGTCCTTATAGTATCTATACTGAGGCGGGACGAGGACAGGATATCCGATCCCTTCGTGAAATGGGCGCTCCTCGTAGTCTTCTTCGTCATTTCCCCCATCGCATATCTCCTCAATTTCAGCGTGGCTATAGAGGATTCGAAAAAGGTCGAGTTCTGCAATTCATGTCATATAATGCACGGATATGTGATGGGGCTGAAAGACCCGGACAGCGAGGACCTTTCCTCCGTACACTACCAGTACCGGTGGATCGCAGACGACCAGTGCTTCACGTGCCACTCCGACTACGGCCTGTTCGGCAATATGAAGGCGAAGATGACGGGCATCCGACACGTGTGGGCCTATTACACCGGATACGAGACGCCTGTAGAGCTTTACGGGACATACGACAACGGGATATGCCTCCGCTGTCATGCTCCAGTTAACTCGTATCAGGAGATTGAAGAGCACGAGGAGAATGCGGATGATATACTCTCCAGCAAGATGTCCTGCATCGGCGTCGACTGCCACGTAAAACCCCACCCTGAGGAGGCATGGAAAGAGCATTGA
- a CDS encoding OmcA/MtrC family decaheme c-type cytochrome: MLGWVKDPGDNVFLFFLSRLILVPFLLISVYGGCSNGGGGVIPPPPFDGNKLNIEILDAFIGDDNRPVAMIKLTDENGNPISRDGVEISFIIARIVESGEYIDYITRDQNGATQADSEDEGEYQDLGGGMYNYTFATMLPGDYNRGQTHTVALYGEKTIDSQTWVSNATFDFVPNGGEVRTVRDIVATESCNNCHDPLALHGGVRRDVGVCITCHSSKIITPEGVTVDQIDPDSGNNIGFNIMIHKIHMGEMLPSVEAGNPYFIVGFMGSVHDYSTVVFPQDNRNCTKCHDESLATQAVDYKNDPTRASCGSCHDNVDFATAENHPVVQLNDNNCSGCHIPQSNTEFDISVTGSHTVPLKASSLPGLNFAIVDVRSAETGQARVRPGDHAEVTFSIKTDAGEVVDIADMDSISLVIAGPTTDYFIQDYSGTGVETPGVDNFLRESPESAEGPDAEGNYTYTFEGIIPDNATGTYAVGIEGRIVRMVGGENLILFEEVEEAGRNEVRYFAVTDAVPVPRRVVVDNSTEDEFCNSCHGVFSKDFRVHGNLRNNTEYCVLCHNPSSDDIEVRPVPDWTGSLTPTTASIDFKEMIHKIHTGENLSLKPYIIYGFMGSLHDFSEVLYPGNTSDCRACHLPNTNTLSPGVGVLGNGIQASFFREFEKVGEENVVLATFSTQPVIDACVSCHDNVGVNAAGNALTGENHQAGPQSESDCKNCHGAGLPLGAAEVHLPPLPPAERINRPESE; this comes from the coding sequence ATGCTTGGCTGGGTAAAAGACCCTGGCGACAATGTCTTCCTGTTTTTCCTGTCCCGTCTTATTTTGGTGCCATTCCTTCTCATATCCGTCTATGGTGGTTGCAGCAACGGTGGAGGAGGCGTAATTCCGCCGCCGCCCTTCGACGGGAACAAGCTGAATATAGAGATACTCGACGCCTTTATTGGTGACGACAATCGTCCTGTCGCGATGATCAAGCTCACCGATGAGAACGGGAACCCGATAAGCAGAGACGGGGTAGAGATAAGCTTTATAATCGCGCGGATAGTCGAGAGCGGTGAGTACATCGATTACATTACGAGGGATCAGAATGGCGCCACACAGGCAGACTCGGAGGACGAAGGCGAATATCAGGACCTCGGCGGAGGCATGTACAACTATACATTCGCCACGATGCTGCCCGGCGATTATAACAGAGGACAGACTCACACGGTAGCATTATACGGCGAAAAGACGATAGACAGTCAGACATGGGTGTCGAATGCGACATTCGACTTCGTCCCGAACGGCGGCGAGGTCAGGACCGTGAGGGACATAGTAGCGACCGAATCCTGCAATAACTGCCACGACCCGCTCGCGCTCCACGGCGGGGTCAGGAGGGACGTGGGCGTCTGTATAACCTGCCATTCGAGCAAGATCATTACTCCCGAAGGCGTGACAGTCGACCAGATAGATCCCGATTCGGGCAACAATATCGGCTTCAATATTATGATCCACAAGATACACATGGGGGAGATGCTCCCGAGCGTCGAAGCGGGGAACCCCTATTTCATAGTCGGCTTCATGGGATCTGTGCACGACTATTCGACAGTGGTGTTCCCGCAGGACAACAGGAACTGCACCAAGTGTCACGACGAATCCCTCGCGACCCAGGCTGTCGACTACAAGAACGACCCGACAAGGGCTTCCTGCGGCTCGTGCCACGACAATGTCGACTTCGCCACTGCTGAGAATCACCCCGTCGTGCAGCTAAACGACAACAACTGCTCGGGGTGTCACATCCCGCAGTCGAATACAGAGTTCGATATCTCTGTCACGGGCTCACACACGGTACCGCTCAAGGCTTCGAGCCTCCCCGGACTCAACTTCGCCATAGTCGACGTGAGGAGCGCCGAGACAGGCCAGGCGAGGGTCCGTCCCGGCGACCACGCGGAAGTCACGTTCAGCATCAAGACGGATGCGGGCGAGGTAGTGGACATCGCGGATATGGACTCCATAAGCCTCGTAATAGCGGGACCTACAACGGATTACTTCATACAGGATTACAGCGGGACAGGTGTGGAAACCCCCGGTGTAGATAATTTCCTCCGCGAGTCCCCGGAAAGCGCAGAAGGGCCAGATGCGGAAGGAAACTACACGTACACGTTCGAGGGAATAATCCCGGATAATGCCACCGGAACGTATGCCGTGGGTATTGAGGGTAGGATCGTGAGGATGGTCGGCGGTGAGAACCTGATACTGTTCGAGGAAGTCGAAGAGGCGGGGAGGAACGAAGTCCGCTACTTCGCCGTCACTGATGCCGTGCCGGTGCCGAGGAGGGTCGTGGTCGACAACTCCACCGAGGACGAATTCTGCAATTCCTGTCACGGTGTGTTCTCCAAGGACTTCCGCGTCCACGGAAACCTCCGCAACAACACCGAATACTGCGTCCTCTGCCACAACCCGTCGAGCGACGACATAGAGGTAAGGCCGGTGCCCGACTGGACGGGAAGCCTGACACCCACTACGGCGTCGATTGATTTCAAGGAGATGATCCACAAGATACATACGGGCGAGAACCTCTCTCTGAAGCCTTATATTATATACGGCTTCATGGGGAGCCTGCACGATTTCAGCGAAGTCCTCTATCCCGGGAACACGAGCGATTGCAGGGCGTGCCATCTTCCAAACACGAACACACTCAGTCCGGGAGTAGGGGTCTTAGGAAACGGAATTCAAGCTTCCTTCTTCAGGGAATTTGAAAAAGTCGGCGAAGAGAACGTGGTACTAGCCACTTTCTCGACCCAGCCAGTGATTGATGCATGCGTATCATGTCATGACAATGTGGGTGTAAATGCGGCAGGAAACGCTCTGACCGGTGAAAATCACCAGGCGGGTCCACAGTCGGAAAGCGATTGTAAAAACTGCCACGGAGCGGGGTTGCCTCTCGGAGCGGCGGAGGTTCATCTGCCTCCGCTCCCGCCGGCAGAGCGCATAAACCGCCCCGAGTCGGAATGA
- a CDS encoding SLOG family protein — protein MKVVICGSPQWTRAEIVKDEIVRLRRESLKSGKKLLIIHGGEPGPETVAQEYCREIGVDTILQEAVRRRGEDSYFRRNELILVYHKPDLVVGFAHSFKESKIVTDMLTRAREKGIEIRPLDYKAITTYNTDGTPIGHYKCGLL, from the coding sequence GTGAAAGTGGTAATCTGCGGGTCTCCGCAGTGGACACGCGCCGAAATAGTTAAGGACGAGATAGTCCGGCTCCGCCGGGAATCGCTGAAGTCCGGCAAGAAGCTCCTTATCATTCACGGAGGCGAGCCCGGCCCCGAGACCGTCGCGCAGGAGTATTGCCGCGAGATCGGCGTCGACACGATTTTGCAGGAAGCCGTAAGGCGCCGTGGGGAGGACTCCTATTTCCGCAGAAACGAGCTCATCCTCGTCTATCATAAACCCGACCTGGTCGTGGGTTTCGCCCATTCATTCAAGGAAAGCAAGATTGTCACCGATATGCTGACGAGGGCCCGGGAAAAGGGCATCGAGATCAGGCCGTTGGATTATAAGGCTATTACGACGTATAACACGGACGGTACCCCCATAGGACACTATAAGTGCGGTTTGTTATAA
- a CDS encoding CBS domain-containing protein, with the protein MIENIKVKEIMTSDVLSVHDSENLSAVARIFRENPVHHVPVLKGKRPVGIISTQDIFKLIFDFDSTDTRMLDTLLDHTYNIKDVMTDKLVIFEEESTLKDVAKILSDSSLHSILVVNAKGDLTGIITTTDLMRFLYKNIE; encoded by the coding sequence ATGATCGAGAATATTAAGGTAAAGGAAATAATGACGTCGGACGTTCTTTCCGTTCACGACAGCGAGAACCTGAGCGCCGTGGCGAGGATATTCAGGGAAAACCCCGTACACCATGTGCCCGTACTCAAGGGTAAGAGACCCGTGGGCATCATCTCGACCCAGGACATCTTCAAGCTGATATTTGACTTCGACTCGACGGACACGAGGATGCTCGACACGCTGCTTGACCACACGTATAACATAAAGGACGTCATGACAGACAAGCTCGTCATATTCGAAGAGGAATCGACACTGAAGGACGTGGCGAAGATACTATCTGACAGCTCGCTCCACTCGATTCTGGTCGTTAACGCTAAAGGCGATCTCACCGGTATCATAACTACGACAGACCTGATGAGGTTCCTCTACAAGAATATCGAATAG
- a CDS encoding TIGR04053 family radical SAM/SPASM domain-containing protein, with translation MGFALYFKMETSMKDIYDMDFSMTPFVVIWEVTQACDLACRHCRAAAINLRSPLELSTEEGFDLIDKVRSMGTNIFVLSGGDPVKREDIFDLIAYGARKGLRMATIPAATTSLTEGLVAKLKEAGLSQIAFSLDGHDRETHDSFRGVPGAFDLTMKGADYAHSEGIPLQVNTTLGAHNIDCFDEIAALVRDLGVVFWEVFFLVPMGRGRLLKQMKSRQYERLFEKLYRFSKEVDFIVKITEAQHYRRYVMEREAEGRAPGGSPFPADLPDRMTRDFGPGGSIGLAPKGVNSGNGFVFVSHTGEVYPSGFLPLSAGNVKNESIVDIYRSSPLFREIRDYGRLKGKCGACEFRNICGGSRARAYALTGDYMESEPCCAFVPETYRRRAREGAGVRHAGA, from the coding sequence ATGGGATTTGCACTCTATTTCAAGATGGAGACGTCCATGAAAGACATATATGATATGGATTTTTCCATGACCCCGTTCGTGGTGATCTGGGAGGTTACGCAGGCATGCGACCTCGCCTGCCGCCACTGCAGGGCCGCGGCGATCAATCTGAGGAGCCCGCTTGAGCTTTCGACGGAGGAGGGGTTCGACCTCATCGATAAAGTCCGCTCCATGGGTACGAATATCTTCGTCCTCAGCGGCGGAGACCCTGTAAAAAGAGAAGATATTTTCGACCTGATCGCGTACGGGGCCCGGAAGGGACTGCGTATGGCGACCATCCCCGCGGCTACCACCAGCCTGACAGAAGGGCTTGTCGCGAAGCTCAAGGAGGCGGGACTATCTCAGATAGCGTTCAGCCTGGACGGGCACGACAGGGAGACCCACGACTCTTTCAGAGGGGTTCCGGGTGCCTTCGATCTCACGATGAAGGGAGCGGATTACGCTCATTCGGAGGGCATTCCGCTCCAGGTCAACACGACTCTGGGCGCCCATAATATCGACTGCTTCGACGAAATCGCCGCGCTCGTAAGGGACCTGGGTGTCGTATTCTGGGAGGTGTTCTTCCTCGTGCCCATGGGCAGGGGGCGGCTCCTTAAACAAATGAAGTCCCGCCAGTACGAAAGGTTGTTCGAGAAGCTTTACAGGTTTTCAAAAGAGGTCGATTTCATTGTCAAGATCACGGAGGCCCAGCATTACAGGCGGTACGTTATGGAGCGGGAGGCGGAGGGGAGGGCCCCCGGCGGGAGCCCCTTTCCGGCGGATCTGCCCGATCGCATGACGCGTGATTTCGGGCCCGGCGGGAGCATAGGTCTTGCCCCGAAGGGCGTCAATTCGGGAAACGGCTTCGTGTTCGTCTCGCACACTGGCGAGGTGTATCCGAGCGGGTTCCTGCCTTTATCCGCCGGGAACGTGAAGAACGAAAGCATAGTGGATATTTACAGGAGCTCGCCCCTTTTCAGGGAGATAAGGGATTACGGGAGGCTCAAGGGCAAGTGCGGCGCGTGCGAGTTCAGGAACATCTGCGGAGGCTCGAGGGCGCGGGCTTATGCCCTCACGGGCGACTACATGGAGTCCGAGCCCTGCTGCGCCTTCGTGCCCGAAACCTACAGGCGGAGGGCCCGCGAAGGAGCGGGCGTCCGGCATGCCGGTGCGTGA
- a CDS encoding VTT domain-containing protein, whose amino-acid sequence MHIPFLEIDLVALIKWAGYIGIFIIIFAECGVLLGIFLPGDSLLFTAGFLASQGHLDLTLLIAICFVSAVLGDNFGYAFGRRVGPAIFKKEDSFFFHKKHLERAARFYDAHGGKTIILARFMPIIRTFAPILAGVGRMNYRVFILYNLVGGALWAIGLTTLGYYLGSTIPGVDRYLFPIVLMIIIISMLPGIIAYLRTVLAKKQQQ is encoded by the coding sequence ATGCATATACCGTTTCTCGAAATCGACCTCGTGGCCCTGATCAAGTGGGCCGGATACATAGGCATATTCATCATAATATTCGCCGAATGCGGCGTCTTACTGGGCATATTCCTCCCGGGGGACTCGCTCCTCTTCACGGCGGGGTTCCTCGCGTCCCAGGGACACCTCGACCTGACACTGCTCATTGCTATATGCTTCGTAAGCGCTGTGCTGGGGGATAACTTCGGCTACGCGTTCGGGCGCAGGGTGGGGCCCGCGATATTCAAGAAGGAGGACTCGTTCTTCTTCCACAAGAAGCACCTCGAGCGGGCGGCCCGCTTCTACGACGCCCACGGTGGGAAGACCATAATCCTCGCCCGCTTCATGCCGATCATAAGGACGTTCGCCCCTATACTCGCCGGGGTAGGCAGGATGAACTACAGGGTGTTCATCTTGTACAACCTCGTAGGCGGCGCGCTCTGGGCGATCGGCCTGACGACCCTCGGCTATTATCTCGGCTCCACTATACCGGGCGTCGACAGGTACCTCTTCCCGATTGTGCTTATGATCATAATCATATCGATGCTTCCGGGGATCATCGCTTATCTCAGGACCGTCCTCGCCAAAAAGCAGCAGCAGTGA
- a CDS encoding TIGR04053 family radical SAM/SPASM domain-containing protein, with protein MAAERPDINFDLSPFIVIWEVTQSCDLVCLHCRADARRCRDPRELTTYQGRNLIDDISGFGSPLLVLTGGDPLKRDDIYDLISYSVKKGLRTTVSPSVTPLLTDESVRKLRQAGISRLAVSLDGSEPCIHDSFRGVEGSFARTVEILSLCVLEGIPIQVNTTVTRYNLDDFENIANLIGGFSPVLWSVFFLVPTGRGRASDGVNAEEYEEVFAKMYELSKTVPYDIKSTEAPHYRRYAAQARVRERRAGECPLDASAERKRDAIGRAPRGINDGKGFVFVSHTGEVYPSGFLPLSAGNVKNESIVDIYRSSPLFREIRDYGRLKGKCGACEFRNICGGSRARAYALTGDYMESEPCCVYVPKGFDMKEPGEESARAAEI; from the coding sequence ATGGCTGCTGAAAGACCTGATATAAACTTCGACCTTTCCCCCTTCATAGTTATATGGGAGGTGACACAGTCGTGCGACCTCGTCTGCCTACACTGCAGGGCCGACGCGCGCAGATGCCGGGACCCGCGCGAGCTCACTACGTACCAGGGACGGAACCTCATAGACGACATATCCGGGTTCGGATCGCCGCTGCTCGTGCTCACGGGCGGCGACCCTTTGAAAAGGGACGACATATACGACCTTATCTCGTACAGCGTAAAGAAGGGACTGCGGACGACCGTGTCCCCGAGCGTGACCCCGCTACTTACGGACGAATCCGTCCGCAAGCTCAGGCAGGCCGGCATTTCGAGGCTCGCTGTTAGCCTCGACGGCTCGGAGCCCTGCATACACGACTCGTTCAGGGGCGTCGAGGGGAGCTTTGCGAGGACGGTCGAGATACTCTCTCTATGCGTCCTCGAGGGCATACCGATTCAGGTCAATACTACGGTGACCAGGTACAACCTTGACGACTTCGAGAACATAGCGAATCTCATCGGAGGATTCAGCCCTGTCCTCTGGAGCGTGTTCTTCCTCGTCCCGACGGGGAGGGGGAGGGCGTCGGACGGCGTGAACGCGGAGGAATACGAAGAGGTCTTTGCCAAGATGTACGAACTTTCGAAGACTGTCCCTTACGACATCAAATCGACCGAGGCCCCTCATTACAGAAGGTATGCGGCTCAGGCGAGGGTGAGGGAAAGGAGGGCCGGCGAATGTCCGCTCGACGCCTCGGCCGAAAGGAAACGTGACGCGATAGGCAGGGCGCCACGCGGGATAAACGACGGCAAGGGCTTCGTGTTCGTCTCGCACACTGGCGAGGTGTATCCGAGCGGGTTCCTGCCTTTATCCGCCGGGAACGTGAAGAACGAAAGCATAGTGGATATTTACAGGAGCTCGCCCCTTTTCAGGGAGATAAGGGATTACGGGAGGCTCAAGGGCAAGTGCGGCGCGTGCGAGTTCAGGAACATCTGCGGAGGCTCGAGGGCGCGGGCTTATGCCCTCACGGGCGACTATATGGAGTCCGAGCCCTGCTGCGTTTACGTGCCTAAGGGTTTCGATATGAAAGAACCCGGGGAGGAGTCTGCCCGTGCGGCGGAAATTTAA
- a CDS encoding 4Fe-4S binding protein: MGIYEGMEKSSYKWLPDVDLEKCTGCGRCVDVCTPKSLKVVNNDFAILVRADTCGSEGHCVESCPDDAIHMEWIEMTGEHTAGEWKTVMRL, from the coding sequence ATGGGAATATATGAAGGCATGGAAAAAAGCAGTTACAAATGGCTGCCCGACGTGGATCTCGAGAAATGCACCGGATGCGGGAGGTGCGTCGATGTATGCACGCCGAAATCCCTCAAGGTCGTGAATAACGATTTTGCGATACTAGTCCGCGCCGATACCTGCGGCAGCGAGGGGCACTGCGTCGAGTCCTGCCCCGACGACGCCATTCACATGGAGTGGATAGAGATGACGGGGGAGCATACCGCGGGCGAGTGGAAAACGGTCATGAGGTTGTGA
- the bioB gene encoding biotin synthase BioB has product MDDNIIDRVREKTESGRHITPDEATELAVCGINRLPEIMVLSNSVTSRRHERGVYLCGITSARTGACPEDCSFCAQSVYSERPVEPRTRIEPRNILESAKRAEAGGSSEFCIVMSGRGPNGRTLEKVLESVRLVRTHTGLSVGCSLGILTDEQARLLAEAGVSRYNHNLETSRDYYPRVCTTHGYDDRIYTARLVKKNGMRLCSGGILGLGESALDRISLAFELRDLAPEVVPLNFLNPRPGTRLGGMHELHPLEALRYISIFRLILPECILLCAGGREAVLGEYQPWAFFAGANAIISGDYLTTKGSPPGEDMDMLRDLELPVLRYS; this is encoded by the coding sequence ATGGACGACAATATAATCGATCGTGTGAGAGAAAAGACGGAGAGCGGAAGACACATAACACCTGACGAGGCGACGGAGCTCGCCGTTTGCGGAATCAACCGGCTCCCGGAGATAATGGTCCTTTCGAATTCGGTAACTTCGAGGCGCCACGAGCGGGGGGTGTATCTATGCGGCATAACGAGCGCCAGGACAGGGGCTTGCCCTGAAGACTGCAGCTTCTGCGCGCAGTCCGTTTACAGCGAGCGCCCCGTGGAGCCCCGTACGCGCATCGAGCCCCGGAATATACTTGAGTCGGCGAAGAGGGCGGAAGCCGGAGGGTCATCTGAATTCTGCATCGTGATGAGCGGGAGAGGGCCTAATGGAAGGACCCTGGAAAAGGTGCTCGAATCCGTACGCCTCGTCAGAACGCACACGGGTCTCAGTGTCGGCTGCTCCCTCGGAATATTGACTGATGAGCAGGCGAGGCTTCTCGCAGAGGCCGGAGTGAGCCGTTATAACCATAACCTCGAGACATCGAGAGACTATTACCCGAGGGTCTGCACCACGCACGGATACGACGACCGCATCTATACGGCCCGCCTCGTGAAGAAAAACGGGATGAGACTTTGCTCAGGCGGGATACTCGGGCTCGGAGAGAGCGCCCTCGACAGGATAAGCCTTGCTTTCGAACTTAGAGACCTCGCGCCAGAAGTGGTGCCGCTCAATTTCCTTAACCCCAGGCCGGGCACGAGGCTCGGTGGAATGCACGAACTCCATCCGCTCGAAGCGTTGAGATATATATCGATATTCAGGCTCATTCTCCCCGAGTGCATTCTCCTCTGCGCAGGAGGCAGGGAAGCGGTACTCGGGGAATATCAGCCCTGGGCTTTTTTCGCGGGCGCAAACGCCATCATCTCGGGCGACTATCTCACCACGAAGGGAAGCCCGCCCGGAGAGGACATGGACATGTTGCGGGACCTGGAGCTTCCCGTGCTCAGGTACTCGTGA
- a CDS encoding Crp/Fnr family transcriptional regulator, whose protein sequence is MRRKFKSCSTCVLRADTIFSGLDNESALGLENMLQKSVYPEGVVVFLKGEKPRGIYCICSGRVKLSAHSPDGRGIVAGYPSAGSVIGVREVMSGEPHDFTARTVRESEIGFMDQEQFLGLLRKNGGVCLRLAESLGEELSRAYADLRNAALAGPEERLASLLLRLCEEYGETSPEGIAIRLGVSQEEMAEMAGMSRRTLTRALDKLKKMELIKCGRRITIVRDKSALKNLIP, encoded by the coding sequence GTGCGGCGGAAATTTAAAAGCTGCAGCACGTGCGTGCTCAGGGCCGACACCATTTTTTCGGGGCTCGATAATGAAAGCGCCCTCGGGCTCGAGAACATGCTCCAGAAATCTGTTTATCCCGAAGGGGTCGTCGTTTTTCTCAAGGGTGAGAAGCCCCGCGGAATTTACTGTATCTGCTCGGGACGCGTGAAGCTGTCCGCTCATTCGCCCGACGGCAGGGGTATCGTTGCGGGTTATCCTTCGGCCGGGAGCGTTATAGGCGTAAGAGAGGTAATGTCGGGCGAGCCGCACGATTTCACGGCGCGCACCGTCCGGGAATCGGAGATCGGCTTCATGGACCAGGAGCAGTTCCTGGGGCTGCTGAGGAAAAACGGCGGCGTATGTCTCAGACTCGCCGAGTCTCTCGGAGAAGAGCTTTCGAGGGCGTACGCTGACTTAAGGAATGCGGCCCTCGCCGGGCCCGAAGAGCGCCTCGCATCACTCCTTTTGAGACTCTGCGAGGAGTACGGCGAGACTTCGCCCGAAGGGATAGCGATAAGACTCGGCGTGAGCCAGGAGGAGATGGCGGAAATGGCGGGTATGTCGAGGAGGACCCTCACGAGGGCGCTCGACAAGCTCAAGAAAATGGAGCTCATCAAGTGCGGGAGGCGCATTACTATAGTGAGGGATAAGTCGGCGCTTAAAAACCTGATTCCTTGA
- a CDS encoding c-type cytochrome — protein MVQVHGYVYVLALILMMPAAAFAQDGSVQQKGIAVFVEKRCYTCHTVKAEAAQVEAAKEAFAKSKGVELKESEEDKEESKGGDLSNVGADRDGKWLTEFLKNPKDYFNDTPDCKKLAKKKERKKFKGTDAEFQDLLAWLETLKYGNMQEAGFESCLKE, from the coding sequence ATGGTTCAAGTTCACGGATATGTTTACGTATTAGCGCTGATACTTATGATGCCGGCTGCGGCGTTCGCCCAAGACGGGAGCGTTCAGCAGAAGGGTATCGCTGTATTCGTCGAGAAACGGTGCTACACCTGCCATACGGTAAAGGCCGAGGCGGCCCAGGTCGAGGCGGCGAAGGAGGCTTTCGCCAAATCCAAAGGGGTCGAGCTCAAGGAGAGCGAGGAAGACAAGGAAGAGTCCAAGGGCGGAGACCTTTCGAACGTCGGCGCGGACAGGGACGGGAAATGGCTGACCGAGTTCCTGAAGAACCCCAAGGACTATTTCAATGACACCCCCGACTGCAAGAAGCTCGCGAAGAAGAAGGAGAGGAAGAAGTTCAAGGGTACGGACGCGGAGTTTCAGGACCTTCTCGCCTGGCTCGAGACGCTTAAATACGGGAACATGCAGGAGGCGGGCTTCGAGTCCTGCCTCAAGGAATAA
- a CDS encoding pyridoxamine 5'-phosphate oxidase family protein — MTRETVAGILEGHNTMSLATSKDGSVYAASLFYASDGLTLYFLSNPDSAHSVNISLDPRAAVTISKDHSDWKTVRGLQIRGKVYEVPESESEAAGKIFGKKYPFLAGLLDNPELFRGAGGISFYKVVPETVRLIDNTVRFGYRAELDL, encoded by the coding sequence GTGACGAGAGAGACGGTCGCCGGAATTCTCGAAGGACACAATACGATGAGCCTCGCGACATCCAAGGACGGCTCGGTCTATGCCGCTTCGCTCTTTTACGCGAGCGACGGGCTCACGTTGTATTTCCTATCGAATCCCGATTCGGCTCATTCGGTCAATATATCCCTCGACCCCAGGGCCGCGGTTACGATAAGCAAGGACCATTCCGACTGGAAGACGGTGCGCGGGCTTCAGATACGGGGGAAGGTATACGAGGTGCCCGAAAGCGAATCGGAAGCGGCCGGAAAAATATTCGGGAAAAAATACCCTTTCCTGGCCGGGCTCCTCGATAACCCGGAATTATTCCGGGGAGCAGGGGGTATCTCTTTTTATAAAGTCGTCCCTGAAACCGTGAGGCTCATAGACAACACCGTGCGCTTCGGATACAGGGCCGAGCTCGATCTGTGA